In Humulus lupulus chromosome 7, drHumLupu1.1, whole genome shotgun sequence, the following are encoded in one genomic region:
- the LOC133792418 gene encoding uncharacterized protein LOC133792418, whose protein sequence is MTQDFMRLDRFDGTKFVHWQEKIMFLLTTLKVFYVLDKDLKAIEPAQEDDTQEVIKERKKHEEDEFICRGHILNALSNCLYDLYPNTKTAKEIWEDLEKKYKAEEEDTKKFLITQYMKFKFYDMKLILPQIHELHIIVNKLSTLSIILPEQFLVRAIIAKLPHSWRGYKKKIHHKNDEISLEQILKHLKIEEESHSRDNNEEESNGETSKDNVVAKLPNNGK, encoded by the coding sequence ATGACACAAGACTTTATGAGATTAGATAGATTTGATGGTACTAAATTTGTTCATTGGCAAGAAAAGATTATGTTCTTGCTAACCACTCTCAAGGtcttctatgtcttggataaagatCTAAAGGCTATAGAACCCGCTCAAGAAGATGACACtcaagaagtcatcaaagaaaggaagaaacacGAAGAAGATGAATTTATTTGTAGGGGTCACATTCTCAACGCACTCTCGAACTGCTTGTATGATCTCTACCccaacaccaagaccgccaaggagatttgggaagattTAGAGAAAAAGTACAAAGCGGAAGAAGAAGatacaaagaaattccttattactcaatacatGAAATTTAAGTTTTATGACATGAAACTCATTCTTCCCCAAATACATGAGTTGCATATAATTGTGAATAAGCTATCTACCCTAAGTATTATCTTGCCAGAGCAATTCCTTGTTAGAGCCATAATAGCCAAATTGCCTCATTCTTGGAGGGGCTATAAGAAGAAAATCCATCATAAGAATGATGAGATTTCATTGGAACAAATCCTCAAACACTTGAAGATTGAGGAGGAATCCCATTCTAGAGATAATAATGAGGaggagtctaatggagagacttcaaaGGACAATGTGGTGGCTAAACTTCCTAACAATGGCAAATGA